The sequence TTAGTTAACCCAACACAATTTGGAGCCGACAGCGTCAGGGACTTAAGCGGTTCTGGAGTTGCTTATTTTGTTGCAAAAGAGATTAACGAGAAAAACAAGGATTTAAGTTATTTGGCCTTAGTTGGTGCCGTTGGAGATATGCAGGAAATAGATGGGCAGTTCCACGGTATGAACTTGGACATAATAGAGGATGCAAAAGAACTTGACTTGATTGAAATAAGAAAAGAAATCAGACTTTACGGAAGAGAAACGAGGAAGCTTTACCAAATGCTCGCTTATGCCACTAATCCAGAGATTCCAGAGATTACCGGAGACGAGAGAAAAGCCATTGAGTTTCTCAGGGCTAAGGGATTTGACCCAGATATGTACTACTGGCAGCTTAGAGAGGAAGAAAAGAAGAGGTTCAACGACTTAGTTGTCATTCATCTGATTAAACATGGAGCCGGAAAGGAAGTGATTGACAGAATAATCGGCGATGTTGTTTTGATAAAGCTCTACAAAGAAGGCGATTCAAGACATGAAGCAAGAGAATTCGCTACTCTCCTCAATGCTACAGGAAGGTTAAATGCCGGAACTCTCGGAGTAGCTATATGCCTGGGGGATGAAGATGCATTTAAGGCTGCACTAAAGCTGGTTGATGAGTACAAGAGAGAGCAGATAGAAGCAAGGAAATATTTAATACAGAACTGGAACAGCACAGTTATTGAAAAAGAAAATGTTTATGTTTTCTATGCTGGTAGGAATATCAAGGATACTCTCGTTGGTATAGCTGCAAACATGGCAATAAGTTCAAAGCTTGCAAATCCAGAGAAGCCGGTGATTGTTTTAGCAGACAGCGAAGAAGATGATAACCTCATTAAAGGCTCCGCAAGAACTACAGAGAGAGCATTAGCTAAGGGATATCATCTCGGAGAAGCACTAAGAAAAGTTGCAGAGATTATTGGCGGAGAAGGCGGAGGTCATGCAATAGCTGCTGGCATTAGATTTCCAAAGAACAAACTAGAAGAATTTGCA is a genomic window of Thermococcus sp. M39 containing:
- a CDS encoding DHHA1 domain-containing protein, coding for MDKSAFLEKVREGAELIKMHIELGHTIRIISHRDADGITAGAILAKAVAREGGNFHLSIVKQLSEDLIKELANEKQKIYVFSDLGSGSIKLIEKYLSDASVVIADHHPPEDGEIENDNHILVNPTQFGADSVRDLSGSGVAYFVAKEINEKNKDLSYLALVGAVGDMQEIDGQFHGMNLDIIEDAKELDLIEIRKEIRLYGRETRKLYQMLAYATNPEIPEITGDERKAIEFLRAKGFDPDMYYWQLREEEKKRFNDLVVIHLIKHGAGKEVIDRIIGDVVLIKLYKEGDSRHEAREFATLLNATGRLNAGTLGVAICLGDEDAFKAALKLVDEYKREQIEARKYLIQNWNSTVIEKENVYVFYAGRNIKDTLVGIAANMAISSKLANPEKPVIVLADSEEDDNLIKGSARTTERALAKGYHLGEALRKVAEIIGGEGGGHAIAAGIRFPKNKLEEFAELINKALGEQANGN